One genomic segment of Actinomycetota bacterium includes these proteins:
- a CDS encoding ATP-binding protein, producing the protein MSLRAVVKAGGVSTVLVLTLLNLVDEFEWMALAVLSPDVQRSLHLSDAAIGAISGVQGLLVVTGALPLGYLADRVRRTRLVGFCSLLWACVAVGAGLVRNAWQLVIARILSGIGKANALPVHSGLLADAYPLAGRARVFAVHGLANPIGIALAPLLAGGIATLAGGAEGWRWAFILLAIPGFVLALFAFRLREPRRGRNEHLAVLGATAEDAPVEIPIPLSTGFARLKKIRSFSFLLTGLGVLGFALFSVPTFFNLMLEERYGLDAFGRGVAGSLTFLGAIAAIPISGMIADRLFRKSPPRVVGLIAGGIAGYGLVFAASLYLPKLPLVLAGVALAQALANFGFTPIFPVIAAVSPYRLRSLGFAMVGIYIFLFGAFFGGIIAGMLSDAFGERTALTIVVPPSALIGASLIALGGRHIRRDISLVVEELKEEQEERARMGTGAEAPVLQVRNLDFSYGQVQVLFDVALDVRRGEVLALLGTNGAGKSTLLRTLSGLAMPDRGVIRLNGRTITYTEAETRVDLGIVQVPSGKALFGSLTVGENLQAGAYSYIWDRERVEARTEEVLELFPALRPLLQQPAATLSGGEQQMLALGKALLLDPEVLLIDELSLGLAPVVVQELLVIIERLKERGITIVVVEQSVNVALTIADRAVFMEKGQIRFEGPAGDLLARDDLVRAVFLGAEGG; encoded by the coding sequence CGATGAGCCTCCGCGCCGTCGTCAAGGCGGGTGGCGTCTCGACCGTCCTCGTCCTCACGCTGCTGAACCTCGTCGACGAATTCGAGTGGATGGCGCTCGCGGTCCTATCCCCCGACGTCCAGCGTTCCCTTCATCTGAGCGACGCGGCGATCGGAGCGATATCGGGCGTGCAGGGTCTGCTGGTCGTGACCGGCGCTTTGCCGCTCGGCTATCTCGCCGACCGGGTCCGGCGCACCCGGTTGGTGGGATTCTGTTCGTTGCTGTGGGCGTGCGTCGCCGTGGGGGCCGGACTGGTACGCAACGCATGGCAGCTGGTGATCGCGCGCATCCTGAGCGGGATCGGAAAAGCCAACGCGCTCCCCGTTCACAGCGGCCTGCTCGCCGATGCATACCCGCTCGCCGGCCGCGCTCGCGTCTTCGCCGTCCACGGCCTCGCGAACCCGATCGGGATCGCACTGGCACCCCTGCTCGCCGGCGGCATCGCCACGCTGGCGGGCGGAGCCGAAGGGTGGCGATGGGCCTTCATCCTGCTGGCGATCCCAGGCTTCGTCCTGGCCCTGTTCGCGTTCCGGCTACGCGAGCCACGCCGCGGCCGCAACGAGCATCTCGCGGTCCTCGGAGCGACCGCGGAGGATGCGCCGGTCGAGATCCCCATCCCACTCTCGACGGGGTTCGCCCGGCTCAAGAAGATCCGAAGCTTCTCGTTCCTGCTCACCGGCCTGGGCGTGCTCGGGTTCGCGTTGTTCAGCGTGCCGACCTTCTTCAACCTCATGCTCGAGGAACGCTACGGGCTCGATGCATTCGGGCGCGGCGTCGCCGGGTCGCTCACCTTCCTGGGTGCCATCGCCGCGATCCCGATCTCGGGCATGATCGCCGATCGATTGTTCCGGAAGAGCCCTCCCCGCGTCGTCGGTTTGATCGCCGGCGGCATCGCCGGCTACGGACTCGTTTTCGCCGCATCGCTCTACCTCCCGAAGCTTCCGCTCGTCCTCGCCGGGGTCGCTCTCGCCCAAGCGCTCGCCAACTTCGGTTTCACTCCGATCTTCCCGGTGATCGCTGCGGTGAGCCCGTACCGGCTTCGTTCGCTCGGGTTCGCGATGGTCGGCATCTACATCTTCCTCTTCGGCGCCTTCTTCGGAGGGATCATCGCCGGCATGCTCAGCGACGCGTTCGGCGAACGCACCGCGCTGACGATCGTCGTTCCTCCGTCGGCGCTCATCGGCGCATCGCTCATCGCGCTCGGCGGACGCCACATCCGAAGAGACATCTCGCTCGTCGTCGAGGAGCTCAAGGAAGAGCAGGAGGAGCGTGCGCGGATGGGCACCGGCGCCGAGGCGCCCGTTCTACAGGTGCGCAACCTCGACTTCAGCTATGGACAGGTTCAGGTGCTGTTCGACGTCGCACTCGACGTTCGCCGCGGAGAGGTGCTCGCGCTCCTGGGGACCAACGGCGCCGGGAAGTCGACGCTCCTCAGGACCCTCAGCGGCTTGGCGATGCCCGACCGCGGGGTGATCCGTCTCAACGGCCGCACCATCACCTACACCGAAGCCGAGACGCGCGTCGACCTCGGGATCGTGCAGGTCCCGAGCGGCAAGGCCCTGTTCGGATCTCTCACCGTAGGAGAGAACCTCCAGGCCGGGGCCTACAGCTACATCTGGGACCGGGAACGCGTCGAGGCGCGCACGGAAGAGGTGCTCGAGCTCTTCCCGGCGCTGCGCCCCCTACTTCAACAGCCGGCCGCGACCCTCTCCGGCGGCGAGCAGCAGATGCTGGCTCTGGGCAAGGCGCTGCTGCTCGACCCCGAGGTGCTGCTGATCGACGAGCTTTCCCTCGGGCTCGCGCCGGTCGTCGTCCAAGAGCTTCTCGTGATCATCGAGCGCTTGAAGGAGCGCGGCATCACGATCGTGGTCGTCGAGCAGTCGGTCAACGTCGCCCTGACCATCGCCGACCGGGCCGTGTTCATGGAGAAGGGGCAGATCCGCTTCGAAGGGCCGGCCGGCGACCTGCTGGCGCGCGACGATCTCGTCCGGGCGGTGTTCCTCGGCGCTGAGGGCGGGTGA
- the add gene encoding adenosine deaminase — protein sequence MRSAVTLPKAHLHIHLDGAARPETMAELAGRAGLTGTSFGTCTDWPSFLGEMVAGFLAISTLEDLTRICREFVEDEAAQGCLYTEAIIAPLVWAKLGSPDEVFASIREATFGAAEELGVEVRFQVAALRDLPPEVAEDSARFAAEHAGDGIVAFGLAGSEAPFPPQPFARAFAVAREAGLLSVPHAGEMAGADSVEAAIDLLGADRIAHGVRAVEDPAVLRRLADEKITCDVCPTSNVRLGVAADIGSHPIARMLAAGVPVTINADDPLQFGSGAGNEYEIVRRTFGLSDDDLAAIARTSVHASGATAETKARMLAGIEAWLALQPAEVG from the coding sequence ATGCGATCGGCCGTCACCCTCCCGAAGGCCCACCTCCACATCCACCTCGACGGAGCCGCCCGCCCGGAAACCATGGCCGAGCTCGCCGGCCGGGCCGGCCTGACCGGTACTTCCTTCGGGACGTGCACCGACTGGCCGAGCTTCCTCGGGGAGATGGTCGCCGGCTTCCTCGCGATATCCACGCTGGAGGATCTGACGAGGATCTGCCGGGAGTTCGTCGAGGACGAAGCCGCACAGGGATGCCTCTACACGGAGGCGATCATCGCCCCGCTCGTGTGGGCCAAGCTGGGATCGCCCGACGAGGTTTTCGCGTCCATCCGCGAAGCGACCTTCGGCGCCGCGGAGGAGCTCGGGGTCGAGGTGCGCTTCCAGGTTGCCGCACTGCGGGACCTGCCCCCCGAAGTGGCCGAGGACTCGGCCCGGTTCGCCGCAGAGCACGCTGGGGACGGGATCGTCGCGTTCGGCCTGGCCGGCAGCGAGGCACCCTTCCCGCCGCAGCCGTTCGCACGGGCGTTCGCCGTCGCGCGAGAGGCGGGACTGCTCAGCGTCCCTCACGCCGGCGAGATGGCGGGCGCGGACTCGGTCGAGGCGGCGATCGACCTCCTCGGCGCCGATCGGATCGCTCACGGGGTGAGGGCGGTGGAGGACCCGGCCGTCCTGCGCCGGCTGGCCGACGAGAAGATCACGTGCGATGTGTGCCCGACATCCAACGTCCGGCTCGGGGTGGCGGCCGACATCGGCTCCCATCCGATCGCGCGGATGCTGGCCGCCGGGGTGCCGGTCACGATCAACGCCGACGACCCGCTGCAGTTCGGGTCGGGCGCCGGCAACGAATACGAGATCGTTCGGCGCACCTTCGGACTGAGCGACGACGACCTCGCCGCCATCGCCCGGACGAGCGTCCATGCATCGGGAGCGACCGCCGAGACGAAGGCGCGCATGCTCGCCGGGATCGAAGCGTGGCTCGCACTGCAGCCGGCCGAGGTCGGATGA
- a CDS encoding ABC transporter substrate-binding protein: MRTRRGTFLLLSAVVLGTLAAGMALPFVVADPIPTASGPSGDFGTSPTAFPTATGVASESPLPGLSPTGLGPVSPGPGGPTTGRPGSPGGPLAVTDRGVTASSIKLGVLVPDVAGLSAINISVNAGDVEEQFRVYFNRINAGGGILGRKIVPVFRTYDLLDESDRNSACIYMTQDQKVFAVFDGGVFLGPPMLCIAQQNRTPFIRQPGVPDEYAAAAGGYLVTIGPGLQRFDRSFAWELHQSGALKGKRIGVFGDSYPDSKPGIDAFVATLKLLGYSITHRTELAINSGTQNAQIPVEVAEMDRKNVEVVIIMSGATQGPSFVQNAEAQQYFPTYYVSDHSFSSYDAYAERMPQSFDGTIGFTTLRTGEARAGLPEPAFDAQCRATYNKATGKNIARGTTENQLIMQQCTIVELFQDAALRAGVTLTRDRLAAAFQALGPVTIANSGRGSLGPGKLGAGDQIRTVRWSFACKCYLHVSGFRDLRY; encoded by the coding sequence TTGCGAACCCGGCGAGGCACGTTCCTGCTCCTGAGCGCCGTCGTGCTCGGAACCCTCGCCGCCGGGATGGCGCTCCCCTTCGTCGTCGCCGACCCGATCCCGACGGCCTCGGGGCCGTCGGGCGATTTCGGAACATCGCCGACCGCCTTCCCCACCGCGACGGGCGTTGCCTCGGAAAGCCCGTTGCCCGGCTTGAGCCCAACCGGTCTCGGGCCGGTCTCGCCCGGTCCAGGAGGACCGACGACGGGTCGGCCCGGATCGCCCGGCGGGCCGCTCGCCGTGACGGACCGGGGGGTCACGGCGAGCAGCATCAAGCTCGGCGTCCTCGTCCCGGACGTCGCCGGGCTGAGCGCGATCAACATCAGCGTCAACGCCGGCGACGTCGAGGAGCAGTTCCGCGTCTACTTCAACCGGATCAACGCAGGCGGCGGGATCCTCGGCCGCAAGATCGTCCCCGTCTTCCGCACGTACGACCTGCTCGACGAGAGCGACCGCAACAGCGCGTGCATCTACATGACCCAGGACCAGAAGGTGTTCGCCGTCTTCGACGGAGGCGTGTTCCTCGGGCCGCCGATGCTGTGCATCGCCCAGCAGAACCGAACGCCGTTCATACGGCAGCCCGGCGTCCCGGACGAGTACGCCGCCGCGGCGGGCGGATATCTCGTCACGATCGGCCCCGGCCTTCAGCGTTTCGACCGTAGCTTCGCCTGGGAGCTGCACCAGAGCGGCGCGCTCAAGGGCAAGCGGATCGGAGTGTTCGGCGACTCCTATCCCGACAGTAAGCCGGGGATCGATGCGTTCGTCGCGACCCTTAAGCTGCTCGGGTACTCGATCACGCACCGCACGGAGCTCGCCATCAACTCGGGGACACAGAACGCCCAGATCCCCGTTGAAGTGGCGGAGATGGACCGCAAGAACGTCGAGGTCGTCATCATCATGTCGGGAGCGACGCAGGGCCCGAGCTTCGTACAGAACGCGGAGGCTCAACAGTACTTCCCGACGTACTACGTCTCCGATCACTCGTTCTCGTCGTACGACGCTTATGCGGAGCGGATGCCGCAGTCCTTCGACGGCACGATCGGGTTCACCACGCTCCGGACCGGCGAGGCGCGAGCCGGATTGCCGGAACCCGCCTTCGACGCTCAGTGCCGGGCGACCTACAACAAGGCAACCGGCAAGAACATCGCGCGCGGAACCACCGAGAACCAGCTCATCATGCAGCAGTGCACGATCGTGGAGCTCTTCCAGGACGCGGCTTTGCGGGCGGGGGTCACGCTGACGCGCGACCGGCTCGCGGCCGCCTTCCAGGCCCTCGGGCCGGTGACGATCGCCAACTCGGGGCGAGGATCCTTGGGGCCGGGAAAGCTCGGCGCCGGGGACCAGATCCGTACCGTTCGGTGGTCGTTCGCCTGTAAGTGCTACCTGCACGTGAGCGGATTCCGAGACCTCCGGTATTAG